One part of the Parabacteroides distasonis ATCC 8503 genome encodes these proteins:
- a CDS encoding AraC family transcriptional regulator has translation MNANLPQLDLPRDYVVGNDITEAILNFYKQTCRLKAGIFVLCVEGNLRASINLTEYTLKPNDFITLMPGSIIQFCEQKESFRLSFIGFSSEFMDCVNMIKSTMSALPTIYENPIISLSEDRADFINDYFHLLERVQAKEKSINREMVKHILLTMIHGISDLYQGKSWPNKITTRSDEIHKKFIQLVMKNYTSKRQTAFYASQLSISPQHLCMIIKQKTGRSVSDIIADMIIMDAKSQLMATDLTIQEISYSLNFPNVSFFGKYFKRYVGVSPQKFRNS, from the coding sequence ATGAACGCAAACTTACCACAATTAGATTTGCCCCGGGATTATGTCGTAGGAAACGACATTACCGAGGCAATCTTAAACTTTTACAAGCAGACTTGCCGGTTAAAAGCAGGTATTTTCGTGTTATGCGTTGAAGGAAATTTACGGGCTTCCATCAACTTGACGGAGTACACGTTGAAACCGAATGATTTCATCACCTTGATGCCGGGAAGCATTATTCAGTTCTGTGAGCAGAAAGAGAGTTTCCGCCTTTCCTTTATAGGATTCTCATCCGAGTTCATGGACTGCGTGAACATGATAAAGTCTACGATGAGCGCCTTACCTACTATCTACGAGAATCCGATCATATCACTGAGTGAGGACCGGGCGGACTTCATTAACGATTATTTCCATTTGCTAGAGCGGGTACAAGCGAAAGAGAAATCCATAAACAGGGAGATGGTGAAACATATCCTGCTTACCATGATCCATGGGATCAGTGATTTGTATCAAGGAAAATCATGGCCTAACAAGATAACGACCCGTAGCGACGAGATCCACAAGAAATTCATCCAACTGGTGATGAAAAATTATACCTCAAAGCGACAAACGGCTTTTTACGCCAGCCAACTAAGTATTTCTCCCCAGCATCTCTGCATGATCATCAAGCAAAAGACCGGACGTTCCGTATCCGATATCATAGCCGATATGATAATCATGGACGCAAAATCGCAATTGATGGCTACGGACTTGACTATCCAAGAGATATCTTACTCCTTGAACTTCCCGAATGTATCCTTTTTCGGTAAGTACTTTAAACGGTACGTAGGCGTATCTCCACAGAAGTTCAGAAACAGTTAA
- a CDS encoding ABC transporter substrate-binding protein has translation MIKYIFLLFILCCSGCRHAQTEDTVIKVSVLRGPSVIAFADWLENPPIIDNKKVQVKVVDSPDLAQALLIKQETDIAVLPMINAANLYNKGIKIKLAGCPIWGTLYLVEKTPLKEPALYVFGNGTTPDILTRYYLGRQRLDYPLNYAFNTAGEITQGILAGKVNRAVLGEPFLSIALRKDSSLRITADLNHLTDNDTLGFAQTAVVYTPTMEKYRIAFEDALRASCQKAVRYPKETIHSLEEHGIFAQGALTPKSIERCKIYYLSAIEAKDAVMGFLRLIEQYEPKAVGGRLPDAGFIPEKQ, from the coding sequence ATGATTAAATACATTTTTCTACTATTCATACTTTGTTGCTCCGGTTGCCGGCACGCACAAACGGAAGATACCGTAATCAAGGTTTCGGTACTTCGTGGTCCATCCGTTATCGCATTCGCCGATTGGCTTGAGAATCCTCCAATTATAGATAACAAAAAAGTACAAGTAAAAGTGGTAGACTCGCCTGATCTGGCGCAAGCCTTACTGATCAAGCAGGAGACCGACATAGCCGTACTCCCCATGATCAATGCGGCGAACTTGTACAATAAAGGGATCAAGATCAAACTAGCGGGGTGCCCGATCTGGGGAACCCTTTACCTCGTTGAGAAAACTCCCTTGAAAGAACCGGCATTGTATGTATTCGGCAACGGTACGACTCCCGATATCCTTACCCGGTACTATCTCGGCCGCCAACGATTAGATTATCCTTTGAATTACGCCTTCAATACCGCCGGGGAAATCACCCAAGGCATCTTAGCCGGAAAAGTAAATCGTGCCGTGCTCGGGGAACCGTTTCTAAGCATCGCTTTACGGAAAGACAGCAGCTTACGAATAACCGCGGACTTGAATCACTTAACAGACAACGATACCCTCGGATTCGCCCAAACAGCGGTCGTATACACCCCGACGATGGAGAAATATCGTATCGCTTTTGAGGATGCCTTACGAGCCTCCTGCCAAAAAGCCGTACGATATCCGAAAGAGACCATCCATTCTTTGGAAGAACATGGAATCTTCGCCCAAGGGGCCTTAACTCCTAAGAGTATCGAGCGGTGTAAAATCTATTATTTATCAGCTATCGAGGCGAAAGACGCCGTCATGGGTTTCCTACGTCTCATCGAACAGTATGAACCCAAGGCCGTCGGCGGGAGGCTTCCCGATGCCGGATTTATCCCCGAAAAACAATGA
- a CDS encoding sensor histidine kinase — MEVNTTENKTLEQDYRDLAGLLSNIVDSLPIYFFVKDTGDNFRYVYSSPLMNQLYGRYHNDVVGKTDFDLFLDPVVAQSFRDMDEEVVKTGKMQRFVEQMIDPKGILRTMDTMKLLAPREDKPPYLVGISWDITKQRQVEEELHSYNKRLALACQAGKIYPWLWDLVNGTAELSLEENGQIKHVQITHASFTEKIHPDYRKVYENITTAFMRGEIDSMRFSFPCRYFSDEYVWLEKIGEVYEADPDGKPIRSIGILRDMTVDKRHEADVQAKRLAEESDRMKSAFIANMSHEIRTPLNAIVGFSTLLAESDDEEEKKEYLRIIESSNEFLLQLIGDILDISKIESGKMEFIYTTLRLSEIFAPQQQAFALRVAPGVKVIFESDGNDYCIVSEKTRLTQVLTNFLSNAVKFTSSGSIRFGYRLTDDGIYVYVTDTGMGISKESQASIFNRFVKLNSFKQGTGLGLSICKTIIEKLKGKIGVESEEGKGSTFWFTIPCQPMKVK, encoded by the coding sequence ATGGAAGTTAATACTACGGAGAACAAAACTTTGGAACAGGATTATAGGGATTTAGCAGGATTGTTATCTAATATCGTGGACTCGTTGCCCATCTACTTTTTCGTGAAGGATACGGGTGATAATTTCAGGTACGTGTACTCCAGCCCTTTGATGAACCAACTTTACGGACGATATCATAATGATGTGGTCGGGAAAACAGATTTTGACCTATTTCTAGATCCGGTCGTCGCCCAATCTTTCAGGGATATGGACGAGGAGGTGGTGAAAACGGGTAAGATGCAGCGTTTCGTGGAGCAAATGATCGATCCGAAAGGTATCTTGCGTACTATGGATACGATGAAACTGCTAGCGCCCCGTGAGGATAAGCCTCCTTATTTAGTAGGGATTTCATGGGATATTACAAAGCAAAGGCAGGTCGAGGAGGAGTTGCATAGCTATAATAAGCGCTTGGCGCTCGCTTGTCAAGCGGGTAAGATCTACCCGTGGCTTTGGGATTTGGTAAACGGTACGGCGGAGCTTTCCTTGGAAGAAAACGGCCAGATCAAGCATGTGCAGATCACCCACGCTAGTTTTACGGAGAAGATCCATCCGGATTACCGGAAGGTATACGAGAATATTACAACCGCTTTCATGCGGGGCGAGATCGATTCCATGCGATTCAGTTTCCCTTGTCGTTATTTCTCGGATGAGTATGTATGGTTGGAGAAGATCGGTGAGGTCTATGAGGCCGATCCGGATGGCAAGCCGATCCGCTCGATCGGAATCCTTCGGGATATGACCGTCGATAAACGGCACGAGGCGGATGTGCAGGCTAAGCGTTTGGCGGAAGAGAGCGACCGGATGAAGTCCGCTTTTATCGCTAACATGAGCCATGAGATACGTACCCCTTTAAATGCCATCGTCGGCTTTTCCACCTTATTGGCGGAGAGTGACGATGAGGAGGAAAAAAAGGAATATCTGAGGATCATAGAGAGTAGCAATGAGTTTTTGTTGCAGTTGATCGGTGATATCTTGGATATCTCGAAGATCGAGTCCGGAAAGATGGAGTTTATTTATACGACCCTGCGTTTGAGTGAGATATTCGCTCCCCAGCAGCAAGCTTTCGCCTTGAGAGTGGCCCCGGGTGTAAAGGTTATCTTTGAGTCGGACGGTAATGACTATTGTATTGTGTCGGAGAAGACCCGTTTGACTCAGGTTTTGACCAATTTCCTTTCCAACGCCGTGAAGTTCACCAGCTCGGGTTCTATACGGTTTGGTTATCGTTTGACCGATGATGGTATCTATGTCTACGTAACGGATACGGGTATGGGAATCAGTAAGGAGTCTCAAGCGAGCATATTCAATCGTTTCGTGAAATTGAACAGCTTTAAGCAAGGAACAGGATTAGGTCTTTCTATCTGCAAGACGATTATTGAGAAGTTGAAAGGTAAAATCGGGGTTGAGTCGGAGGAGGGAAAGGGCTCTACATTCTGGTTTACGATACCTTGCCAACCGATGAAAGTGAAATAA
- a CDS encoding ATP-binding cassette domain-containing protein: protein MRLRKTITTIVATAILLAGWQLFAVIANQPELIPSLPRLVRTLCEWLVSGSFYQSVGATIFRGILGMSISFVCAIGMAGLFARFEWVYELFRPLLAIMRSIPVISFILLALIFLNPESIPLMIAFLTMFPLLTENLTRGILDLRPGLSIMARQFHIKRSNVLFQIIYPQLKPFLYSGLASAAGFGWRAIIMGEVLSQCAFGIGSEMKRAQNFIAVPELLAWTIVAVFISFFFDKGISKVADITPKISFANEDQTIPTPTLSVLDTKDISYQYGIQHFSHSFQKGIIYGISAPSGKGKTTLLNLIGGILLPTEGEIHPTRHFGIATIFQQPQLLPHLTAEENIILPLSSFLTEEKARRIAQKHLQEMEMEPFGNRYPKELSYGQQQRIAIARALAYPSPLLLMDEPFKGLDEALSHRIIERIREKQMKEERIILFTSHNPDEIRLLADEVIYL, encoded by the coding sequence ATGAGATTGCGAAAAACAATCACTACGATAGTCGCTACCGCTATCCTCTTGGCGGGATGGCAACTATTCGCCGTTATAGCCAACCAACCGGAGCTGATACCTTCACTTCCCCGGCTCGTACGGACACTTTGCGAATGGCTCGTCTCCGGTAGTTTCTATCAGTCGGTCGGAGCTACTATATTCCGGGGAATCTTAGGCATGTCGATCTCATTCGTTTGTGCGATAGGGATGGCCGGGTTATTCGCCCGTTTTGAGTGGGTGTATGAATTATTCAGACCTCTGCTTGCCATCATGCGCTCGATCCCGGTCATATCCTTCATACTTTTGGCGCTTATATTCCTAAATCCGGAAAGTATCCCTTTGATGATCGCCTTTCTCACCATGTTCCCGCTACTAACAGAGAATCTGACACGGGGAATCCTCGATCTACGTCCGGGTTTATCCATTATGGCACGTCAGTTCCATATCAAACGTTCCAATGTCTTATTCCAGATCATCTACCCGCAGCTAAAGCCATTCTTATATAGCGGACTTGCCTCCGCCGCCGGATTCGGCTGGCGTGCGATCATTATGGGAGAAGTCTTGTCGCAATGCGCATTCGGAATCGGAAGCGAGATGAAAAGGGCGCAAAACTTTATCGCTGTCCCTGAGCTACTCGCTTGGACAATCGTGGCGGTATTCATCAGTTTCTTTTTTGACAAAGGAATTAGCAAAGTCGCTGATATCACCCCTAAAATATCTTTCGCGAATGAGGATCAGACCATCCCGACCCCTACATTATCAGTTTTAGACACGAAAGATATAAGTTACCAATACGGCATACAGCACTTTTCCCATTCCTTTCAAAAAGGGATTATTTATGGAATTAGCGCACCTTCAGGCAAAGGAAAAACAACGTTATTAAACCTAATCGGAGGTATCTTATTGCCTACGGAAGGAGAGATACATCCCACAAGACACTTTGGAATCGCCACCATATTCCAACAACCGCAACTCCTGCCCCATCTAACCGCAGAAGAAAATATCATCCTCCCCCTCTCCTCTTTTCTCACGGAGGAAAAAGCCCGGCGAATTGCCCAAAAACACTTACAGGAAATGGAAATGGAGCCCTTCGGGAACCGATATCCTAAAGAGCTTAGTTACGGACAGCAACAACGTATCGCTATAGCTAGGGCATTGGCATACCCTTCTCCTCTCCTTTTGATGGACGAGCCGTTCAAAGGCTTGGATGAAGCCTTAAGCCATCGTATTATAGAACGAATACGAGAAAAGCAAATGAAAGAAGAACGGATCATTCTTTTCACGTCACATAATCCGGATGAGATTCGGTTGTTGGCGGATGAGGTGATTTACCTATAA
- a CDS encoding amino acid-binding protein, producing MTVNQISIFLENKYGKLSEILALLAEERIRIIAATVADTSEYGILRIIVSDPQKAYKILKENNVSANLTDVLAIVTSSCAGSFANTLSYFTKAGISIEYMYCFSIREKAILILRTNNRESAREVIRHQNLEYICESDLIKL from the coding sequence ATGACAGTCAATCAAATTTCTATTTTCCTAGAAAACAAGTACGGGAAATTAAGCGAGATATTAGCGTTATTGGCGGAAGAGCGCATCCGCATCATCGCAGCCACCGTAGCCGACACCTCCGAGTATGGAATCCTTCGTATCATCGTAAGCGATCCCCAGAAGGCATACAAGATATTAAAAGAAAACAACGTCAGCGCAAACCTGACCGACGTATTAGCGATCGTAACCAGCTCATGCGCCGGAAGTTTTGCCAATACATTATCTTATTTCACGAAAGCGGGCATCAGCATAGAATATATGTATTGTTTCTCCATCCGGGAAAAAGCGATCTTGATCTTGCGTACGAACAACCGGGAAAGCGCCCGTGAGGTAATCCGCCATCAGAATCTCGAGTATATCTGTGAAAGTGATCTAATAAAACTTTAA
- a CDS encoding Tex family protein encodes MTNVFHTLIARFLQIPEGQVERTIGLLNEGATIPFISRYRKEVTGGLDEVQIGAIKDQLDKLTELRKRKETILATIEEQEKLTPELRKRIEESWDSTEIEDLYLPYKPKRVTKAEIARRKGLEPLAKIVMMQNENNLSARIKSFIKGEVKNAEEALQGARDIIAEWINENESARNTVRNSFAHTAMITSKVIKGKEEEGAKYRDYFDFSEPLNRASSHRLLALRRGEAEGILRVSISPDAESCLDRLNRRFVKGRGEVSEQVATAVDDSFKRLLKPSIETEFSNQSKAKADEEAIRVFAENLRQLLLAPPLGQKRVLGVDPGYRTGCKLVCLDAQGNLLHNEAIFPHPPQNEKGKAAAKVAQLVATYAIDAIAIGNGTASRETEQFITNIRYDRKVQVFVVSENGASIYSASKIAREEFPEYDVTVRGAVSIGRRLMDPLAELVKIDPKSIGVGQYQHDVEQNALKKSLDQTVESCVNLVGVNVNTASKHLLTYISGLGPTLAQNIVNYRAEHGPFTSRKELMKVPRMGEKAFEQSAGFLRIPDGKNPLDNSAVHPESYPIVERMAKDLKCSVADLITDKALKKKLKLTDYLTDKVGMPTLLDIMEELDKPGRDPRQTIQVFAFDPTVKTIEDLKEGQVLPGIVNNITNFGCFVDVGIKENGLVHISELADRFVSDPTQVVSIHQHVKVKVLSVDLSRKRVQLSMKGI; translated from the coding sequence ATGACAAACGTATTTCACACGCTTATAGCCCGTTTTCTACAAATTCCGGAAGGACAAGTGGAACGGACAATCGGGCTCTTGAACGAAGGCGCTACCATACCTTTTATAAGTCGTTACCGGAAAGAGGTGACCGGAGGATTAGACGAGGTGCAAATCGGTGCCATCAAAGATCAACTGGATAAACTGACGGAACTGCGCAAACGAAAGGAAACGATCCTCGCCACGATAGAAGAGCAAGAGAAACTTACTCCCGAGCTCCGGAAACGCATCGAGGAGTCTTGGGATAGCACCGAGATCGAGGATTTATATCTCCCTTACAAACCGAAACGGGTCACCAAGGCGGAGATCGCACGCCGAAAAGGACTGGAGCCCTTGGCTAAGATCGTTATGATGCAAAACGAGAATAACCTATCCGCACGTATCAAGAGCTTTATCAAGGGGGAAGTGAAAAACGCCGAAGAAGCCTTGCAAGGGGCACGGGACATTATCGCCGAATGGATCAACGAGAACGAATCGGCACGTAACACCGTACGTAACTCTTTCGCTCATACCGCCATGATCACATCCAAAGTGATCAAGGGGAAAGAAGAGGAAGGCGCCAAATACCGGGATTACTTTGATTTCAGCGAGCCTTTGAACCGGGCCAGTTCCCATCGCTTATTGGCTCTCCGACGGGGAGAGGCGGAAGGTATCCTTCGTGTAAGTATCTCTCCCGACGCGGAATCTTGTCTGGATCGCTTGAACCGGCGTTTCGTAAAAGGTCGTGGAGAGGTTTCCGAGCAAGTGGCTACAGCTGTCGACGATTCTTTCAAACGCCTGCTGAAACCCTCTATCGAGACGGAGTTCTCCAACCAGAGCAAGGCGAAAGCCGATGAGGAGGCGATCCGGGTATTTGCCGAGAACCTCCGGCAATTGCTGCTCGCTCCTCCCTTGGGACAAAAACGGGTATTAGGCGTAGACCCCGGATACCGTACCGGATGTAAGTTGGTCTGTCTGGATGCGCAGGGGAATTTACTGCATAACGAGGCGATCTTCCCGCATCCGCCCCAGAACGAGAAGGGCAAAGCCGCCGCTAAGGTCGCCCAGTTAGTAGCCACTTACGCCATAGATGCCATTGCCATCGGTAATGGTACCGCCAGTCGTGAAACCGAGCAGTTCATCACGAATATACGATACGACCGCAAGGTACAAGTGTTCGTAGTCAGCGAGAACGGAGCCTCTATCTATTCTGCGTCCAAGATCGCTAGGGAGGAGTTTCCCGAATACGACGTCACGGTACGCGGAGCTGTCAGCATCGGTCGCCGGCTGATGGACCCTTTGGCCGAGTTGGTCAAGATCGACCCGAAGAGTATCGGTGTCGGCCAATACCAGCACGACGTAGAGCAAAACGCCTTGAAAAAGAGTCTGGATCAAACCGTGGAGAGTTGCGTGAATTTAGTAGGTGTAAACGTGAATACGGCGAGCAAGCATTTGTTGACTTACATCTCGGGATTAGGCCCTACGCTAGCGCAAAACATCGTGAATTACCGGGCGGAGCACGGACCCTTCACTTCCCGGAAAGAACTGATGAAAGTCCCCCGTATGGGAGAGAAAGCTTTCGAGCAAAGCGCCGGATTCCTACGGATACCCGACGGAAAGAACCCGTTGGACAACTCAGCCGTACACCCCGAGAGCTACCCGATCGTCGAACGGATGGCCAAGGACCTAAAATGCTCGGTAGCCGACCTGATCACCGACAAAGCGCTTAAAAAGAAACTAAAACTAACGGACTACCTTACGGATAAGGTCGGGATGCCTACCCTGCTTGATATCATGGAGGAACTGGATAAACCGGGCCGTGATCCCCGCCAAACGATCCAAGTATTCGCGTTCGATCCTACGGTGAAAACGATCGAGGATTTGAAAGAAGGGCAAGTATTGCCCGGTATCGTGAACAACATCACCAACTTCGGTTGTTTCGTCGATGTAGGGATCAAGGAAAACGGGCTTGTCCATATCTCCGAGCTGGCGGATCGTTTCGTAAGCGATCCTACCCAAGTGGTCTCCATCCATCAGCATGTCAAGGTGAAGGTTCTAAGCGTAGACCTATCCAGAAAACGTGTTCAATTATCCATGAAAGGGATCTAA
- a CDS encoding lipocalin-like domain-containing protein, which yields MMKNLIAITCFVVALVSCNKVEHKLEGKWQLKTVEANGVVQTVDTVWYNFQTSLFEYQLYDPAKDVYRTNFGYKTLEEDTRLDLELVNYGGTPLEQFMRYTDWTSPKQTFTIEQSSVTNLVMSCEGRTYTFKKF from the coding sequence ATGATGAAAAATTTGATAGCGATAACTTGTTTTGTCGTGGCGTTGGTGTCTTGTAATAAGGTGGAACATAAGCTGGAAGGAAAATGGCAATTGAAAACCGTAGAGGCGAATGGGGTGGTCCAGACGGTGGATACGGTTTGGTATAACTTCCAGACCTCTTTGTTCGAGTACCAATTATATGACCCGGCAAAGGACGTATATCGTACGAATTTCGGTTATAAGACGTTGGAGGAAGATACGAGACTGGATCTGGAGTTGGTCAACTATGGAGGTACACCTTTGGAACAATTCATGCGTTATACGGATTGGACCTCACCTAAACAAACTTTCACGATCGAGCAGTCATCTGTGACGAATCTGGTAATGAGCTGCGAAGGAAGAACGTATACGTTTAAGAAATTCTAA
- a CDS encoding symporter small accessory protein, whose amino-acid sequence MFGISDPGIWLAYLLAFACLLFSIWFGITTWNKEDDEKTNPTKESRK is encoded by the coding sequence ATGTTCGGAATCAGCGACCCCGGTATTTGGCTGGCTTACCTTCTAGCGTTCGCCTGCCTCCTATTTTCTATTTGGTTCGGGATAACCACTTGGAATAAAGAAGACGACGAAAAAACAAACCCTACTAAAGAATCACGAAAATGA
- a CDS encoding sodium:solute symporter family protein — MSTLTLGIIVIIYMFVIAWLGYLGYRQTKNASDYLLGGRKVNPIIMALSYGATFISASAIVGFGGVAATFGMGIQWLCLLNMFMGVVVAFIFFGRRTRKLGEAHNARTFPQLLGLHYKSRSIQIFIASIIFIGMPLYTAVVMKGGAVFIEQMFHIDLHLALLIFTLIVAAYVITGGIKGVLYTDALQAVIMFACMLFLLFWFYHIMDMGFIEANQKLTDIAPMVPERFKALGHQGWTAMPISGSSQWYTLVTSLILGVGIGCLAQPQLVVRFMMVESTKQLNRGVLIGCVFLIVTVGAIYHVGALSNLFFLKTEGVVASEAVKDMDKIIPLFINKAMPEWFGAVFMLCILSASMSTLSAQFHTMGAAFGADAFPKLGRSKNPNSTLGVRIGVLCSILVSYVICYTLSASIIARGTALFMGICAATFLPTYFCSLYWKGATRQGALASLWVGGLASLFAMLFLHKAEAAPVGLCKALFGQDVLIDVYPWHAIDPILFALPLSAITIVLVSLATQKKAF, encoded by the coding sequence ATGAGTACGCTAACATTAGGCATTATTGTCATTATTTACATGTTTGTAATCGCTTGGTTAGGGTATCTCGGATACAGGCAGACGAAAAACGCCAGTGATTATTTATTAGGCGGACGAAAAGTAAACCCCATTATCATGGCCCTGTCTTACGGGGCGACCTTTATCTCGGCATCGGCGATCGTTGGTTTCGGTGGCGTAGCCGCTACGTTCGGCATGGGTATTCAATGGCTTTGCTTATTGAACATGTTCATGGGCGTAGTGGTAGCCTTTATCTTTTTCGGACGAAGGACCCGGAAGTTAGGCGAGGCACATAACGCACGGACTTTCCCGCAATTATTGGGATTACACTATAAGTCCCGGTCTATACAGATCTTCATCGCCTCGATCATTTTCATCGGCATGCCCCTCTACACCGCCGTGGTGATGAAGGGAGGAGCCGTCTTCATCGAACAGATGTTTCACATCGACCTTCATCTGGCCTTGTTGATCTTCACCTTGATCGTAGCGGCCTACGTGATTACGGGCGGAATCAAGGGAGTACTTTATACGGATGCGTTGCAAGCGGTTATCATGTTCGCTTGTATGCTATTCCTGCTATTTTGGTTTTACCATATCATGGACATGGGCTTTATCGAGGCAAACCAGAAGTTGACGGATATCGCCCCCATGGTGCCCGAACGCTTCAAGGCCTTGGGACATCAAGGATGGACAGCTATGCCCATCTCAGGCTCTTCACAATGGTATACATTGGTTACCTCATTGATCCTTGGCGTAGGAATCGGTTGCTTAGCGCAGCCACAACTAGTCGTACGCTTCATGATGGTGGAAAGTACCAAGCAACTCAACAGGGGCGTATTGATCGGTTGCGTGTTCTTGATTGTCACGGTAGGGGCGATTTATCACGTGGGAGCCTTGTCTAATTTGTTTTTCCTCAAGACGGAAGGTGTAGTCGCCTCCGAGGCGGTAAAAGATATGGACAAGATCATCCCCCTATTTATCAATAAAGCGATGCCGGAGTGGTTCGGGGCGGTTTTCATGCTTTGTATTCTCTCTGCCAGTATGTCTACCCTTAGCGCACAATTTCATACCATGGGAGCGGCTTTCGGGGCAGACGCATTCCCCAAACTAGGACGTAGCAAAAATCCGAACTCTACATTAGGTGTACGTATCGGCGTGCTATGCTCTATCTTGGTCAGCTACGTTATCTGCTATACGCTAAGCGCGAGTATTATCGCACGAGGCACCGCCTTGTTCATGGGTATTTGCGCGGCTACATTCCTACCTACCTATTTCTGCTCGTTATATTGGAAAGGGGCTACCCGGCAAGGGGCCTTGGCCAGCTTATGGGTAGGAGGCTTGGCCAGTTTATTCGCCATGTTGTTCCTTCATAAGGCGGAAGCGGCTCCGGTAGGACTTTGCAAGGCTTTATTCGGACAAGACGTCTTGATCGATGTATATCCGTGGCATGCGATAGATCCGATCTTATTTGCTTTGCCATTATCGGCGATAACGATTGTTTTGGTTAGCCTAGCGACTCAAAAGAAGGCTTTTTAG
- a CDS encoding HdeD family acid-resistance protein codes for MKTFIDKMDYAVKNWWLSLLVGLLYIIVAIYLMFAPLASYVALSILFSVSMFVSGLFEIAFALANKKGISSWGWYLAGGIIDLILGIFLMASPGLSMEVLPFVLAFWLMFRGFSATGYSMDLKRYGTRNWGWYMVFGILAILCSIGVIWQPALGAFTLVYMIAYALLIIGIFRVMLSFELKSLHKRNKEAQAE; via the coding sequence ATGAAAACATTTATTGATAAAATGGATTATGCGGTCAAGAATTGGTGGTTATCACTATTGGTCGGACTGCTTTACATCATCGTCGCTATTTATTTAATGTTCGCGCCATTGGCGAGCTACGTAGCGCTTAGTATCTTATTCAGTGTCTCTATGTTCGTAAGCGGCTTGTTCGAGATCGCTTTCGCCTTGGCGAACAAAAAGGGTATCAGCAGTTGGGGATGGTATTTGGCCGGAGGTATTATCGATTTGATCTTAGGTATATTCTTGATGGCAAGCCCGGGACTTAGCATGGAGGTGCTTCCGTTTGTCTTGGCATTCTGGCTTATGTTCAGAGGCTTCTCGGCTACCGGTTACTCGATGGACCTGAAACGATACGGTACACGGAACTGGGGTTGGTACATGGTCTTCGGTATCTTGGCTATCCTTTGCTCCATCGGTGTTATCTGGCAACCCGCCCTAGGGGCCTTCACGTTGGTTTACATGATCGCTTATGCCTTATTAATAATAGGTATATTCCGTGTCATGCTATCCTTCGAACTGAAAAGCTTGCATAAAAGAAATAAGGAAGCACAAGCGGAATAA
- the ybaK gene encoding Cys-tRNA(Pro) deacylase: MKEKINKTNVARLLDKAKIAYQLVPYEVDENDLSATHVAEQLGEDIAQVFKTLILHGDKSGYFVCVIPGADEVDLKKAAKVSGNKKCEMIPVKELLPLTGYIRGGCSPIGMKKHFPTYIHPTASGFDKIYVSAGQRGLQIQIAPADLIKVAQAIEADLIA; the protein is encoded by the coding sequence ATGAAAGAGAAGATTAATAAGACAAACGTGGCACGCCTGCTGGACAAGGCTAAGATCGCCTACCAGCTCGTGCCTTATGAAGTAGACGAGAATGATCTGAGCGCTACGCATGTAGCGGAGCAGCTAGGGGAAGATATCGCCCAAGTATTCAAGACCTTGATCTTGCATGGCGATAAGAGCGGTTATTTCGTATGCGTGATCCCCGGAGCGGACGAGGTGGACTTGAAAAAGGCGGCCAAGGTATCCGGGAACAAGAAATGTGAGATGATCCCCGTGAAAGAGTTGTTACCACTCACCGGTTATATCCGGGGAGGATGCTCGCCTATCGGCATGAAAAAGCATTTCCCTACGTATATCCATCCTACGGCATCCGGCTTCGATAAGATCTATGTAAGCGCCGGACAACGAGGCTTGCAGATACAGATAGCCCCCGCCGATTTAATCAAGGTGGCGCAAGCTATAGAAGCGGATTTGATCGCATGA